The segment AACTTATGGCAAAAAGACTTTCCGGCGGGCTGGTGCACGACATGCCTGATGACTTGCTCGACGCGCTCATCGAGACGAAAGAGACCACGAGTCTCTGGGAAAGCCTGACACCGATCGGGCGCAATGAGTTTATTTGTTGGGTTGAAGACGCAAAGCAAGACAAAACACGGGCACGGCGAATTCGGCGTACAGTCGAAGAACTTGCTGAAGGCCAAAAGCGTCCATGCTGCTGGGCAGGCTGCATTCACCGCACCGACAAGAAGCCTAGCAAATGGCAGCAAGCTGTCCTAATTGAAAAGAAACCTAGGCCGAAGTAGCCTGCATCGTCGAATAGCTGTGCCGCGTTCTCGCATTGCGATTTATCTTCAGCGACAGGCCACTTCGACGCCGAAAGCAGAAACACTAAAAGCGGTATTCTGGGGCCTAGATAGAATAACGACATGGAAACGGGGTAAAAACCACGGCGAATTAGAGAGTTAGGATAACAAGGGTTTTCAGTAGCCCAATATTGTATTTATCTTGGAGTATCACATGTATCAAGGAAGTTGAATCGCCCCGGGAAAATCGGAGGGTCGTTAGTTTGAGTCATGCCGCCATCGCAGACTCTTCAATTTTGTCATAATACTGCTTTTCATATTCAGCCGGTGGAATATTTCCTATCGGTTCCAGCAGCCGCCTGTTGTTAAACCACTCCACCCATTCCAGGGTAGCGTATTCAACATCGTCAATTGTCTTCCAGGGCCCACGCTTTGGATTGCGAATGACCTCGGTCTTGTAGAGGCCGTTGATCGTTTCGGCCAGAGCGTTATCATAGGAATCGCCCACAGAGCCTACGGAAGATTCGATGCCGGCTTCGGCCAAGCGGTCGCTGTAACGGATCGACAGGTACTGGCTGCCCCGGTCGCTGTGGTGGATCAGGTTGTCGATCTCCTTCCTGGCCCAGATCGCTTGTTCCAGGGCATCCAGTACCAGTTCTGTTTTAAGTGATCGGCTTACCTTCCAGCCGACGATAGCGCGTGCATAGACATCTACCACGAACGCCACATAGACAAACCCTGACCAGGTGGCTACGAACGTAATGTCCGCTACCCAAAGCTGGTTAGGCCGCTCAGCAACGAACTGACGGTTTACCAGGTCAGAGGGCCGGTCCTGGCTGTCATCGCTGATAGTCGTCCAGCACTTGGCACCACCTCGACTTACACCCTGGATGCCAAGCTGTTTCATCAGCCGATCTACCGTGCAGCGAGCAATGACAAAACCCTCGCGCTTCATTTGCCGCCAGACCTTTCTGACACCATACACTTGCTGGTTCTCGTCCCACACACGCTGGATCTCAGGCTTAAGGTGACGGTCACGTATTGATCGGTTGGATTCTTTGTCTGGATCAGATTCCCGGTCTTTATGCTCATAGTAAGTTGAGACAGCTATCGGCAACTGCTTACACATTGGCTCGATTCCGTACTGTTCTTTGTGAGCATCGACAAAGGCAATCATTTCTTTGGTCGGCGGTCGAGCTCCGCCTGGGCGAAAAAAGCTGATGCCTTGCGCAAAATCTCGTTGGCTTGCTTAAGCTCTCGGTTTTCCCGTTCCAACTCCTTAAGCCGATCTCGATCTGCGCTAGTTAAGCCGTCTCGCTTGCCTTGATCGATCTCTGCCTGCTTGACCCACTTACGTAACGTCTCAGGCGTACAACCAACCTTTGCGGCTATTGAATTAATCGCTGCCCATTGCGAGCTGTGTTGATCCTGCTGTTCAAACAGCATCCTGACAGCGCGCTCTCGATACTCTGGTGAATATCTTGTTCCTTTCTTCATAAGGGTCTATCCTCTCAAGAATTAGACCCTCCGGTAAACCCGGGGCGATTCAAGTTGCCTCTGCGGATCAATAAAATATGAAATAGAAAGTGATCTCAAAGCTGTCGTGAACTGTCACTGTAGATTCTGTAGTAAGGCACACGGCGCGGCTTTCACAACTCTTCTATTTATACCGCTTGCTAATCTTACAATTACCGAAGGTAAGGAATTCCTAAGTAGCTACCATGTCGAACACCTGAACGCAGATAGGTGTTTTTGCTCCGAGTGTGGCACGCGGTTATACAATTCTCTGCCGTCTTTGGGAAGGGCCAGCATAGTTATTGCTACTTTAACTACCGATGAAGAATTACGTCCATTAGCACATGTTAATACAGAATCAAAATGTACTTGGTTTCAAATAAATGATGAGTTACCACAGTTTCTATCATCGCCAAGTCCTGTTGAGTTTACGGAATTATTGTCAAATTAGTGAAGTGGATTCTGAGCAAATTTGTAGTAGCCTTGGATGACTGCTTTTAGGCCGGAAGCTGACCTTTGGCAGACTCAATGCTACTTCCGCTTTTAGCGGACCTGAGACAAAACGCCAAGTCGGATCACATCATTCCTCACGGCTGCTTTCAGGGGAAGATCCGACACTACCTGTTTGGTCAAGCCTGAGCTACTACAAATAAAAATTGCCCCCCGGGCACTTCATCCCACCCTGTCGTCCCATCCCCTGCTGACGCCGATGCAGCTCCTTAGGAGTGCCAACTTCTCTTACCCTGCTCACTCCCCTCTTCCTTGAGGAGTGTCCGTAGACAAGCCTCAGACGCAGTCTGGGGCGCAGGCTATGGCGCACTCCCTATAAAAAACAAATACCCTCACACTTACTTTACTTACTGGCTTCGGAATTAAGCCACTCAAACCAGTAAATAAAATCTCCAAGTCAAGAGCCAGCAGCTTTTCTAATTATTATTAATAGTCTTGCACTGAAGTGGTCACTGCCCGTGGACCAGCACACATCGTCGCTGCGCTACGCACACCTCCTCTGTGCTGCTCGCCGACCGGCGAACCTGTAAGCTTCCCACAAGAGGCCAGAGAGCCACCCTCCGCACACGTAGTCCATATGCTGGGAGTTCTTATTGCTACTAGCTTAATCTTATCTTCCTGGTTTGAGGGAGTGTCTTATCTGCCTGGTCTTGAAACGGCTAACGGGCCACCAGCCTCCTTCCATGAAGCCTGGTTAGCTGCTGTCATGATTCCAGTACAGAGCTGCACAGTGGCGACGCCTGAGTTCGTTGCGAGCTTGATGTAGAAATCCTGGTTTAGCCCGATAGATTGCTCATCTGCAACTGATTGAATTAGGTATTAAAGCGGTATATGTTATCCCCAAAAAAACCAAAAACAGGGAAGAAATTCGGCCTTTGCGCTTTTCATTAACAAACTTACCCCAGGGTATCTGCCTGAATAGCAGAGTTATTTCTTTTTCTGGTGTGTTTTCGAAAAGCGTCAATAGGAAATAAATCCTGTCAACAGATGTTATAACTATGGAGAGTGAAATGGAAAGATACATCGTTACAAGGAATGAAATCGATGAGCACGAAGGCATAAAGAAGACGCATTTTCTAAACAATAATGCTCAGAGAACAAATAAATCATTAGGAGATTTAACTGGCCTGTCTGG is part of the Gammaproteobacteria bacterium genome and harbors:
- a CDS encoding YdeI/OmpD-associated family protein — encoded protein: MAKRLSGGLVHDMPDDLLDALIETKETTSLWESLTPIGRNEFICWVEDAKQDKTRARRIRRTVEELAEGQKRPCCWAGCIHRTDKKPSKWQQAVLIEKKPRPK
- a CDS encoding IS3 family transposase (programmed frameshift) → MKKGTRYSPEYRERAVRMLFEQQDQHSSQWAAINSIAAKVGCTPETLRKWVKQAEIDQGKRDGLTSADRDRLKELERENRELKQANEILRKASAFFGPGGARPPTKEMIAFVDAHKEQYGIEPMCKQLPIAVSTYYEHKDRESDPDKESNRSIRDRHLKPEIQRVWDENQQVYGVRKVWRQMKREGFVIARCTVDRLMKQLGIQGVSRGGAKCWTTISDDSQDRPSDLVNRQFVAERPNQLWVADITFVATWSGFVYVAFVVDVYARAIVGWKVSRSLKTELVLDALEQAIWARKEIDNLIHHSDRGSQYLSIRYSDRLAEAGIESSVGSVGDSYDNALAETINGLYKTEVIRNPKRGPWKTIDDVEYATLEWVEWFNNRRLLEPIGNIPPAEYEKQYYDKIEESAMAA